From Cryobacterium sp. GrIS_2_6:
CGCCGCCCGCGTCATGACCGCCGTCGACGAGATGCTCGACGTGCTCATCAACAAGACCGGATTGGTGGGCCGCTGACCATGATCTCCCGTGTCACCACCCAGACCCAGATTCGCGCGGCCCAGTCGAGCCTGCAGAGCAACCTCGCGAGGCTCACGCAGCTGCAGGAGCAGGCCTCCTCCCTCACGACCCTGAAGAACCCCTCGGACGACCCGGCCCGCGCCGCGGATTCCCTTGCGGTGCGGGCCCAGCAGAGCGCGGTCGCCCAGTACACCCGCAACGTCGACAACGGCACCGGCTGGCTGACGACAGCGGATGCCGCGCTCTCCGCCACCACGAACATCATGAACCAGGTGCGCGACATCACCGTGCAGGGCGGCAACGGCTCGCTCTCGCAGACCGCGAAGAGCGCCCTCGCCGCGCAGCTGCAGGGCCTCAAACAGGACCTGCTCACCCAGGCGAACACCCAGTACCTCGGACGCAGCGTCTTCGCGGGCACCTCGGACGAGGCCGCGGCCTTCAGGACGACCGCGGCGATCCCGGCGAACGGGACAACCCCGGCGATTCCGGCGACGGTGACCTACACGGGCACCTCTGGTTCAACCGTCGAGCGCCGCGTCGCCGCGGACTCGACCGTGCGCGTCGACTCGAACGGCGCATCCGTTTATGGAACAGGGACCGATTCAGTGTTCACGCTCATCGACAACATCAGCAATGCACTGGACTCGTCGACGGGCGTTGCCGCTACCGGAGCGACGGCCGCGACGACCGTGAGCGACTACCTCTCGACCGTCGACGACCGACTGACCACGGTCATCGCTGCACAGTCGGACAATGGAGTTCGGCAGGCACAGCTCGAAAGCGCCGGCGCCGGGCTCGTCGCCAAGGCCGGAACGCTCGAGGCCCAACGATCCGGGATCGAAGACGTGGACCTCGCCCAGGCCGCCCTTGATCTCAAACTCCAGGAGGTCAGCTACCAGGCTGCGCTCTCCGTGACCGCGAAGGTACTGCAGCACACCCTGATGGACTTCCTCCAGTGAGCGCCTCCCTGACATTCGTCTCCCCACCGCCCGGCCTCGCGCCACTGACCGAGTTCGATCTCACCGAGATCGCCGGAGCCGACGGCCTGTACACGCTGCAGTCCGCCGAAGACCGGCATACCCGGCTCTTCGTGCTCGACGCCGCGATCTATCTGCCGGAATACTCCCCCGTTATCACCGACGAGCACGCCATTTCCCTCGACCTGGCCGGCCCCGATGAGGCTCTCGTGCTCGTCGTGACCAACCCGCGCGAAGGCGGGACCACCGTCAACCTGATGGCGCCGATCGTCGTGAACTCGACGACCGGCCGCTGCGCCCAGATCATCCTCGAAGGTCAGGACTGGTCCCTTCGCGCCGAGCTGGGCGCCGCGTCGGAGGTCTGAGCACGCAGTACTGGCGTGCGCGCGCCGTCCTCAGGTGCGCCTTCCTGAACGGAGTCTCAGGGCATTTCGGCGACGAATGAGGAGCGATTCCCCCGAACGGGAA
This genomic window contains:
- a CDS encoding flagellar assembly protein FliW, encoding MSASLTFVSPPPGLAPLTEFDLTEIAGADGLYTLQSAEDRHTRLFVLDAAIYLPEYSPVITDEHAISLDLAGPDEALVLVVTNPREGGTTVNLMAPIVVNSTTGRCAQIILEGQDWSLRAELGAASEV
- the flgL gene encoding flagellar hook-associated protein FlgL; its protein translation is MISRVTTQTQIRAAQSSLQSNLARLTQLQEQASSLTTLKNPSDDPARAADSLAVRAQQSAVAQYTRNVDNGTGWLTTADAALSATTNIMNQVRDITVQGGNGSLSQTAKSALAAQLQGLKQDLLTQANTQYLGRSVFAGTSDEAAAFRTTAAIPANGTTPAIPATVTYTGTSGSTVERRVAADSTVRVDSNGASVYGTGTDSVFTLIDNISNALDSSTGVAATGATAATTVSDYLSTVDDRLTTVIAAQSDNGVRQAQLESAGAGLVAKAGTLEAQRSGIEDVDLAQAALDLKLQEVSYQAALSVTAKVLQHTLMDFLQ